A single region of the Thermomicrobiales bacterium genome encodes:
- a CDS encoding zinc-ribbon domain containing protein, whose protein sequence is MSDQTLTCRDCGQQFVFTAGEQAFYAERGFSPPMRCQSCRAKRKADRNASGGGYDNSGYGGNGGDGGSGYSSGPRQLYPAVCSNCGRQTEVPFLPRTDKPVYCRDCFQTMRGQQQPRYSDY, encoded by the coding sequence ATGAGTGATCAAACACTCACCTGCCGCGATTGCGGACAGCAGTTTGTGTTCACAGCGGGAGAGCAAGCGTTCTACGCAGAGCGTGGGTTCTCGCCGCCTATGCGGTGCCAGTCGTGCCGCGCAAAACGGAAAGCGGATCGCAACGCCTCGGGCGGCGGATATGACAACAGCGGATATGGTGGCAACGGCGGCGACGGAGGAAGCGGCTACTCATCTGGCCCGCGACAGCTCTATCCGGCCGTTTGTTCCAATTGCGGGCGGCAGACGGAAGTTCCATTCCTGCCGCGCACGGACAAACCGGTTTACTGCCGGGACTGTTTCCAGACGATGCGGGGCCAGCAGCAGCCGAGATATTCCGACTACTAG
- a CDS encoding GNAT family protein translates to MTSPANSPENKRTGLRSLFRRGQAEEQGPLVTQPTLGALVREGEQVQLRRHVTANRAAFQRWYADPEIAYLLRHDLAPLSDRQSRGYFDTIIMPLSLRGYCFAIHTIDGETLIGSSALTDAGSEYPNAALFRIVIGEKWAWDRGYGSEATRLVIAEAFETLGLEEVQLEVFRHNPRAISAYKKVGFQRTGAHTEFIPPNGDPLHVVEMAIRRPDPTTDASELD, encoded by the coding sequence ATGACATCACCCGCCAATTCACCAGAGAATAAGCGGACCGGGCTGCGCTCGCTCTTCCGGCGTGGACAAGCCGAAGAACAGGGCCCACTCGTCACGCAACCGACCCTTGGCGCGCTGGTGCGGGAGGGGGAACAGGTCCAGCTCCGCCGCCATGTGACCGCAAACCGGGCTGCGTTCCAACGCTGGTACGCCGACCCCGAGATCGCCTATCTCCTCCGGCATGATCTGGCTCCTCTATCCGACCGTCAGTCACGCGGGTACTTTGACACCATCATCATGCCGCTCTCTCTGCGGGGATACTGCTTCGCGATCCATACGATCGACGGCGAGACGCTCATCGGGTCGAGCGCCCTTACCGACGCAGGATCGGAGTATCCGAACGCGGCGCTCTTCCGGATCGTGATCGGTGAGAAGTGGGCGTGGGATCGAGGTTACGGCAGCGAAGCCACACGGCTCGTGATCGCCGAGGCTTTCGAGACCCTGGGCCTCGAAGAGGTGCAGCTGGAGGTCTTTCGACACAACCCGAGAGCAATTTCCGCCTACAAGAAGGTTGGTTTTCAGCGCACGGGCGCCCACACGGAGTTCATCCCGCCCAATGGCGATCCACTTCATGTCGTGGAGATGGCGATTCGCCGGCCAGACCCGACCACGGACGCTTCCGAGCTCGACTGA
- a CDS encoding trypsin-like peptidase domain-containing protein → MMDFLHDRSTRAARTGWSPKRVLAAGILTFGLAFGVGAAGTIQSMVQPAQVAAQDGATAQQRSVADVYAEVNPAVVTITTFVDASTLQQAQGQQQFPGMPGDGQLPGEGQLPGQEQAPETDDTTGSLVEYAAGSGFIVSDEGYVVTNNHVVEGATAFEVRYADGAVRNATLVGADPFQDVAVLKIDLSDGSSVPGTVAWGDSAAMRPGDEVVAIGTPYGEFNNTVSDGMIGAVDGDLNSGGGYSLPNLIQHDAAIYPGNSGGPLLNMEGEVIGINVAKAYGDVNSSSDEGFNFAIESNAAKVIVDEIIQTGSYARPYLGIQAQATQQGVQVMEIEAGGPASSGGLQVGDIIVGVNGDAESDPSEALDTILFEKKPGDTVTLDVIRNGQSTTVEVTLGERPTALPQ, encoded by the coding sequence ATGATGGATTTTCTTCACGACCGATCTACACGAGCAGCGCGCACTGGCTGGTCGCCCAAGCGAGTGCTCGCTGCCGGAATCTTGACCTTTGGATTGGCATTTGGTGTTGGCGCAGCCGGCACGATTCAGTCGATGGTGCAACCGGCTCAGGTGGCTGCCCAGGATGGAGCCACCGCGCAGCAGCGCAGCGTTGCTGATGTGTATGCCGAGGTCAATCCTGCTGTCGTTACGATCACGACCTTCGTCGATGCGTCCACGTTGCAGCAGGCGCAAGGACAGCAGCAGTTCCCGGGTATGCCGGGCGATGGTCAGCTGCCCGGTGAGGGTCAGCTGCCGGGTCAAGAGCAAGCTCCTGAAACAGACGACACCACTGGCAGTCTCGTCGAGTATGCCGCGGGCTCAGGGTTCATCGTTTCTGACGAAGGCTACGTGGTGACCAACAATCATGTGGTCGAAGGAGCGACCGCGTTCGAAGTTCGCTACGCGGATGGCGCCGTGAGAAATGCGACTCTGGTCGGTGCAGATCCGTTCCAGGACGTTGCCGTGCTCAAGATCGATCTCAGCGATGGCTCGAGTGTGCCTGGAACTGTTGCCTGGGGCGATTCTGCCGCGATGCGCCCTGGCGATGAAGTTGTCGCGATCGGCACTCCCTATGGCGAGTTCAACAACACCGTCAGCGATGGCATGATCGGCGCAGTCGACGGCGATCTCAACTCAGGAGGCGGCTACAGCCTGCCGAATCTGATCCAGCACGATGCGGCCATCTACCCTGGCAACTCTGGCGGACCGCTGCTGAACATGGAGGGCGAGGTCATCGGCATCAATGTCGCCAAGGCATATGGCGATGTCAACAGCTCCTCCGACGAGGGGTTCAACTTCGCGATCGAATCCAACGCTGCCAAGGTCATCGTGGATGAGATCATCCAGACCGGGAGCTACGCCCGTCCATATCTCGGCATCCAGGCCCAGGCAACACAACAAGGTGTTCAGGTGATGGAGATCGAGGCCGGCGGCCCTGCCTCGAGCGGTGGTTTGCAGGTCGGAGACATCATCGTCGGTGTCAATGGCGACGCTGAATCCGATCCGAGCGAAGCACTCGACACCATTCTCTTCGAGAAGAAGCCCGGCGACACGGTCACACTCGATGTGATCCGCAACGGGCAGTCCACAACGGTCGAAGTCACGCTCGGTGAGCGTCCGACCGCACTTCCTCAATAG
- a CDS encoding extracellular solute-binding protein, with protein sequence MSQTTVHELYRALVRGQLSRREFLGRAAALGISASAAGMFLRAASIGAQDAPTAPPVVAEGDGTMFAGQEITIQVIDASVKVPLDEVREEYESATGAKLNIVADPIETAFAKLLEDAATGTNSIDGSIIGMWWLGDLVAGNFVRSYDDYYDDTAAGFPQFNFDDEFSGMRALRMYDGKKYVVPYDADGQTLYYRRDLLEDPDHMAAYKELTGKDLTVPATWDELYEIATYFKDTGIDGISMHLKVGGQGMFHYMSLSAPYVIGPENPVLYWFDPETMDPLVESAGHVEAANMIKKLFDLGPEAQAGWALGEAWDHFLQGNAVFTFSWGDVLPLAVEQNAPVNGNVGTAQLPGTLKYTNPLTGESYETEAPNLVGNTTGGSWSGVIMSGSESPEAVYYLLALLATEPKQQFYATRGSDGVDPGRMSQMPPEAVEGGTGVLADYVAQGFSEADAIQYTRAYYDTFQNPNQLPYLRIPGTAEYWNALDIRLSEFVTGQVGSAEEAMANLATDFRDINDRLGVDLQLEVYKASLGL encoded by the coding sequence GTGTCCCAGACGACTGTTCATGAGTTGTACCGCGCGCTTGTGCGCGGCCAGCTTTCCCGCCGCGAATTCCTGGGTCGCGCAGCGGCGCTCGGCATTTCGGCGTCTGCGGCCGGAATGTTCTTGCGAGCGGCCAGCATTGGTGCGCAAGACGCTCCAACCGCACCGCCAGTCGTCGCCGAGGGCGACGGAACGATGTTCGCCGGTCAGGAGATCACCATCCAGGTGATCGATGCGTCGGTGAAGGTGCCGCTGGACGAAGTCCGCGAGGAGTACGAATCCGCCACCGGGGCCAAGCTCAACATCGTCGCTGACCCGATCGAAACGGCGTTCGCGAAGCTGCTCGAAGATGCCGCCACCGGAACGAACTCGATCGACGGCTCGATCATCGGCATGTGGTGGCTCGGCGACCTGGTTGCCGGCAACTTCGTCCGTTCCTATGACGACTACTACGACGACACCGCTGCGGGGTTCCCGCAGTTCAACTTCGACGATGAGTTCTCCGGCATGCGCGCGCTGCGCATGTACGACGGCAAGAAGTACGTGGTTCCCTACGACGCGGACGGCCAGACGCTGTATTACCGGCGCGATCTGCTCGAGGACCCGGATCACATGGCGGCCTACAAGGAGCTCACAGGCAAGGACCTGACGGTTCCGGCAACTTGGGACGAGCTCTATGAGATCGCGACGTACTTCAAGGACACCGGCATCGACGGTATCTCCATGCACCTGAAGGTGGGCGGCCAGGGCATGTTCCACTACATGTCGCTGTCGGCCCCCTATGTCATCGGCCCCGAAAACCCGGTGCTCTACTGGTTCGATCCAGAGACCATGGATCCGCTCGTCGAGAGCGCCGGCCACGTCGAAGCGGCCAACATGATCAAGAAGCTCTTCGATCTTGGGCCCGAAGCACAGGCTGGATGGGCGCTCGGTGAAGCGTGGGATCACTTCCTGCAAGGGAACGCCGTCTTCACGTTCAGCTGGGGCGACGTCCTTCCCCTCGCGGTCGAGCAAAACGCGCCGGTGAACGGCAACGTGGGTACCGCCCAGCTCCCTGGCACGCTCAAGTACACCAACCCGCTCACGGGCGAGTCGTACGAGACCGAGGCCCCGAACCTGGTGGGCAATACGACCGGCGGCAGCTGGTCCGGCGTGATCATGAGCGGTTCGGAGTCGCCTGAAGCGGTGTACTACCTGCTCGCGCTCCTGGCCACCGAGCCGAAGCAGCAGTTCTACGCCACTCGCGGATCCGATGGCGTCGACCCGGGCCGCATGTCCCAGATGCCACCGGAAGCGGTCGAGGGCGGCACCGGTGTGCTGGCCGACTACGTCGCGCAAGGCTTCTCCGAAGCCGATGCGATCCAGTACACCCGCGCGTACTACGACACCTTCCAGAACCCGAACCAACTGCCGTACCTGCGAATCCCTGGCACGGCCGAGTACTGGAATGCCCTGGATATCCGGCTCTCCGAGTTCGTGACTGGCCAGGTTGGCAGCGCAGAGGAAGCCATGGCGAATCTCGCCACCGACTTCCGCGATATCAACGATCGTCTCGGCGTCGATCTGCAGCTCGAGGTCTACAAGGCGTCGTTGGGTCTCTAG
- the mgtE gene encoding magnesium transporter, with amino-acid sequence MDPRQAPDETELSPEHTVARLREALASGDRDSAVLLADRVDDQDAEAIFEALDASETSALFDLVGDEEFAELIVRLDDEHAADVLEQIPAPDAADVLEELDPDDATDIFGELEPEHSDVILVQMEPEEAAELRELLAYPPDTAGGLMTPAFVSIAPTLRADQAIAALRKVAENAETVNYVYVTDSEDHLLGVLSLHRLVLTNQDALVRDLMFTRPITVQASEDQEAAARILTEHDLLALPVVDAENRILGIITVDDITEVLEREVTEDIERIGGSAPLSEPYLRAPARLLYRKRIVWLFVLFMAQFLTVSIISRYDSLLADMTVLSFFIPILIGTGGNIGSQTVTTIVRALAIGEIGPQHTIRVLLKEASTGLMLGLTMAVLMFVRALMTNGADAQVGMVVAITVFSIGLWAATVGSILPIVLNRLRVDPAVVSAPFISCLVDTTGLIIYFTVAKAILPIA; translated from the coding sequence TTGGATCCCCGGCAGGCGCCGGACGAGACCGAGCTTTCCCCTGAACACACTGTCGCACGGCTCCGCGAGGCGTTGGCCTCCGGAGACCGGGACAGTGCTGTTCTGCTTGCCGATCGGGTCGACGATCAGGACGCCGAGGCGATTTTTGAAGCGCTCGACGCTTCCGAAACGAGCGCGCTCTTTGACCTCGTAGGCGACGAAGAGTTCGCCGAGCTGATCGTCCGGCTCGATGACGAGCATGCGGCCGACGTACTGGAGCAGATTCCGGCGCCCGATGCCGCTGATGTGCTGGAAGAGCTCGATCCAGACGACGCCACCGATATCTTTGGCGAGCTCGAACCAGAACACAGCGACGTCATCCTCGTGCAGATGGAGCCGGAGGAAGCCGCCGAGCTCCGGGAACTGCTGGCCTATCCCCCGGACACTGCCGGTGGACTGATGACCCCCGCGTTCGTTTCGATCGCGCCAACTTTGCGCGCCGACCAGGCGATCGCCGCGCTTCGCAAGGTCGCCGAGAACGCAGAGACCGTGAACTATGTTTACGTGACCGACTCCGAGGACCATTTGCTCGGGGTCCTCTCGTTGCATCGCCTCGTGCTCACCAATCAGGATGCGCTCGTGCGCGATCTGATGTTCACCCGCCCCATTACCGTCCAGGCGAGTGAAGATCAGGAAGCTGCCGCCCGCATCCTCACGGAACACGACTTGCTCGCGCTTCCCGTCGTCGACGCGGAAAACCGGATTCTCGGCATCATCACAGTCGACGACATCACCGAGGTGCTCGAACGGGAAGTCACCGAGGACATCGAGCGGATCGGCGGTTCGGCTCCGCTGTCTGAGCCGTATCTGCGCGCGCCCGCTCGCCTCCTCTACCGCAAGCGAATCGTCTGGCTCTTCGTGTTGTTCATGGCGCAGTTCCTGACGGTTTCCATCATCAGCCGGTACGACTCACTCCTCGCGGACATGACCGTCCTGAGTTTCTTCATCCCGATCCTCATTGGCACCGGCGGAAACATTGGTTCGCAGACCGTCACCACCATCGTTCGCGCGTTGGCAATTGGTGAAATCGGACCGCAACACACGATTCGCGTGCTGCTCAAGGAAGCCTCCACCGGATTGATGCTCGGCTTGACCATGGCCGTCCTCATGTTCGTTCGAGCGCTCATGACGAATGGCGCCGACGCACAGGTGGGCATGGTGGTGGCGATCACGGTCTTTTCGATTGGGCTTTGGGCGGCAACGGTCGGCTCGATTCTTCCAATCGTGCTGAACAGGCTCCGGGTCGACCCTGCTGTGGTGTCAGCGCCATTCATCAGTTGTCTGGTGGACACGACCGGACTCATCATCTATTTCACGGTCGCAAAGGCGATTCTCCCTATCGCCTGA
- a CDS encoding sugar ABC transporter permease, producing the protein MVNQSIPLGADSEIREAPLRSADKSLYGSGARYWIPRLLTVAAIVIGGALAYTLAAVELVDGSTLTLKEVSNKFTFKGDGWVLTLSWFGAIVAILAALLLPHSERIVHCLGVTFGALLAMAFPLFTHRNLTLVDEDASKLGPGLIGALICFAIAAVIPWITLFINREQRLLGNDYAKWLFVLPAVAWLLLLTAFPLAYAITISRYQFRNGLVSRFVGWENYRRLFEREWIWTPIWNGLIAAAIAAAIVFAIVMIAGWFDDHSFTRDNAHKAISLFAIFCIPVFIFVALPGLLRDPVDNAFEITTFFVVIAVTIEMILGFGLALLMNRELRGRGIYRAVILLPIFAAPVGIGYLGRTIFYEEGGPVNALIRSLGFAGVPWLSNPFWSKISTIIADVWLWTPFVFVIALAGLQGLPIDIQEAAQVDGARSWQSFRTITLPLMAPILWLILFLRTIDAFKVFDIAASMTVGGPGRATEYYSYLTYRTARKNFNYGDAAAQSFLLLLIVSILITVLWGRIRGVYEEER; encoded by the coding sequence ATGGTGAACCAGAGTATTCCGCTCGGTGCTGATTCCGAGATCCGGGAGGCGCCGCTGCGCTCAGCAGACAAATCTCTGTACGGCAGCGGCGCGCGATATTGGATTCCGCGCCTCTTGACCGTGGCCGCCATTGTCATTGGCGGAGCGCTGGCATACACGCTTGCAGCGGTCGAGCTGGTGGACGGATCCACGCTCACACTCAAAGAGGTGAGCAACAAGTTCACCTTCAAGGGTGACGGTTGGGTGCTCACGCTTTCGTGGTTTGGCGCCATCGTCGCCATCCTGGCGGCGCTCCTCTTGCCGCATTCCGAGCGCATCGTGCACTGCCTGGGTGTCACCTTCGGCGCTCTGCTGGCAATGGCGTTTCCGCTCTTCACTCACCGAAACCTCACGTTGGTCGACGAGGATGCATCCAAGCTCGGCCCAGGCCTGATTGGCGCACTGATCTGCTTTGCCATTGCGGCGGTCATTCCATGGATCACGCTCTTCATCAATCGCGAACAACGGCTTCTGGGCAACGACTACGCCAAGTGGCTCTTCGTTCTCCCGGCGGTTGCGTGGCTGCTGCTCCTGACGGCGTTCCCACTGGCCTACGCCATCACGATCAGCCGCTATCAGTTCCGAAACGGGCTGGTGAGCCGGTTCGTGGGATGGGAGAACTATCGCCGTCTCTTCGAGCGCGAATGGATCTGGACGCCGATCTGGAACGGTCTCATTGCAGCGGCAATCGCGGCGGCAATCGTCTTCGCGATTGTCATGATTGCTGGCTGGTTCGACGACCACTCATTCACCAGGGACAACGCGCACAAGGCGATTTCCTTGTTCGCGATTTTCTGCATCCCTGTGTTCATTTTCGTGGCGCTGCCTGGACTCCTGCGGGATCCAGTCGACAATGCGTTCGAGATCACCACATTCTTCGTAGTGATCGCGGTCACGATCGAAATGATTCTCGGCTTCGGGTTGGCGCTCCTGATGAACCGCGAGCTCCGCGGCAGGGGCATCTATCGCGCCGTCATCCTGTTACCCATTTTCGCCGCCCCTGTGGGCATTGGCTATCTCGGACGCACGATCTTTTACGAAGAAGGTGGCCCGGTCAACGCGTTGATTCGATCGTTGGGTTTCGCAGGCGTTCCCTGGCTCTCGAATCCGTTCTGGTCGAAGATCTCGACCATCATCGCGGATGTGTGGCTCTGGACCCCATTTGTGTTCGTGATCGCGCTTGCCGGACTACAAGGCCTCCCGATCGATATCCAGGAAGCGGCCCAGGTCGACGGAGCCCGTAGCTGGCAGTCGTTCCGCACGATCACGCTGCCGCTCATGGCCCCGATTCTCTGGCTAATCCTCTTCTTGCGCACCATCGATGCGTTCAAGGTGTTCGACATTGCCGCATCCATGACCGTGGGAGGGCCAGGCAGGGCAACCGAGTACTACAGCTATCTCACCTACCGTACCGCGCGAAAGAACTTCAACTACGGCGATGCAGCGGCGCAGTCATTCCTGCTTTTGCTCATCGTTTCCATCTTGATCACCGTGCTCTGGGGCCGCATTCGCGGTGTGTATGAGGAGGAGCGCTAA
- the sucC gene encoding ADP-forming succinate--CoA ligase subunit beta, giving the protein MNVHEYQAADVLASYGIPVNAGAVAASPGEARAIAERLGSAVAVKAQVHTGGRGKAGGIKLAKSPAEAEDAAGKILGMDINGHTVLKVLVVPAVDIQREIYLGVILDRARRQISLMASAEGGVDIETVARETPEKIVRVLADPYLGLQAWQAREVGFALGLDAKQVGQFADIALKLFEAFVETDATLAEINPLIVTGAGQVMALDSKMSFDDNALFRHADIAELRDLAEEEPTEIDAKASGISFVKLTGNIGCIVNGAGLAMATMDAVKLSGGEPANFLDVGGGASADQVAKAFTLVTADPAVEAILINIFGGITRGDVVAQGIREALDRVTVEVPIVVRLSGTNATEGQAILAAAGIAAVDSMDEAARKVVESVSQAA; this is encoded by the coding sequence ATGAATGTTCACGAGTACCAGGCAGCAGACGTGCTGGCGTCCTATGGGATTCCAGTCAATGCCGGAGCAGTGGCAGCATCCCCCGGTGAGGCGAGAGCAATCGCGGAACGACTGGGGTCGGCTGTTGCTGTCAAAGCCCAGGTCCACACCGGTGGCCGTGGCAAAGCCGGCGGCATCAAGCTGGCAAAGTCGCCAGCCGAAGCCGAGGATGCCGCTGGGAAGATTCTTGGCATGGACATCAATGGACACACCGTCCTCAAGGTGCTCGTCGTGCCCGCGGTCGATATCCAGCGGGAGATCTATCTGGGTGTCATTCTCGACCGGGCGCGGCGTCAGATCTCATTGATGGCGAGCGCTGAGGGCGGCGTCGATATCGAGACTGTCGCGAGGGAGACGCCCGAAAAGATCGTCCGGGTGTTGGCCGATCCGTATCTCGGATTGCAGGCCTGGCAAGCACGCGAGGTTGGATTCGCGCTCGGTCTGGACGCCAAGCAGGTCGGTCAGTTTGCCGATATCGCGCTCAAGCTCTTCGAGGCATTCGTCGAGACCGATGCCACGCTTGCGGAGATCAATCCGCTCATCGTGACCGGCGCGGGTCAGGTTATGGCCCTCGACTCCAAGATGAGCTTCGACGACAACGCCCTTTTCCGCCACGCGGACATCGCAGAACTTCGCGACCTTGCGGAAGAAGAGCCAACCGAGATCGACGCCAAGGCGTCCGGCATCTCGTTCGTGAAACTCACCGGCAATATTGGCTGCATCGTCAATGGCGCCGGTTTGGCGATGGCGACCATGGACGCAGTCAAGCTGAGCGGTGGCGAACCCGCCAACTTCCTCGATGTTGGTGGCGGAGCGTCCGCCGATCAGGTGGCGAAGGCGTTTACGCTCGTCACCGCGGATCCGGCGGTGGAAGCCATTCTCATCAACATCTTCGGCGGTATCACCCGTGGCGATGTCGTGGCTCAAGGGATCCGAGAGGCGCTCGACCGAGTGACGGTCGAGGTGCCGATCGTGGTGCGCCTTTCCGGAACGAACGCGACCGAAGGACAAGCCATCCTGGCCGCAGCCGGAATAGCCGCGGTGGATTCGATGGATGAGGCCGCCCGGAAGGTGGTCGAGTCGGTCAGCCAGGCGGCCTGA
- the sucD gene encoding succinate--CoA ligase subunit alpha, whose protein sequence is MSILVNSDSRILVQGMTGKEGSFHTTQMIEYGSPIVGGVTPGGKGKSVAGAPVFDTVADAVAEVQPNVSIIFVPAKFAPDAIYEAADNGIPFIICITEGIPILDMVPVYRHVRDRGLRLLGPNCPGVITPGEAKVGIMPGFIHKKGPIGLVSRSGTLTYEVVDALTKAGLGQSTAVGIGGDPIIGTSFIDTLALFEADPETEAIVMIGEIGGTDEEEAAAYIAEHVTKPVVGFIAGRTAPPGKRMGHAGAIISGGSGTADGKIAALNAAGVNVAVRPSEVPELIRAAR, encoded by the coding sequence TTGAGCATTCTCGTCAATTCCGACTCTCGAATCCTGGTGCAGGGTATGACGGGCAAGGAAGGCTCGTTTCACACCACGCAGATGATCGAATATGGCTCGCCTATCGTCGGTGGCGTTACGCCAGGCGGGAAAGGCAAGAGCGTTGCCGGCGCGCCAGTGTTCGATACGGTCGCCGACGCGGTCGCCGAAGTGCAGCCGAATGTCTCGATCATCTTCGTTCCCGCCAAGTTCGCGCCGGATGCGATCTACGAGGCGGCAGACAATGGAATCCCGTTCATCATCTGCATCACCGAAGGCATTCCCATTCTCGACATGGTGCCGGTCTATCGGCATGTCAGGGATCGGGGTTTGCGTTTGCTCGGGCCGAACTGTCCTGGTGTGATCACACCAGGCGAAGCCAAGGTCGGCATCATGCCCGGATTCATTCACAAGAAGGGCCCCATCGGACTTGTATCGCGATCCGGCACCTTGACCTATGAGGTCGTGGACGCCCTGACGAAAGCCGGATTGGGCCAGTCGACCGCGGTCGGAATCGGTGGCGACCCGATCATTGGCACCTCGTTCATCGACACCCTGGCGCTCTTCGAGGCAGATCCGGAAACCGAAGCAATCGTGATGATCGGCGAGATCGGCGGCACCGACGAGGAGGAAGCCGCTGCCTACATTGCCGAGCACGTAACCAAGCCAGTCGTGGGATTCATTGCTGGGCGCACAGCGCCTCCAGGCAAGCGCATGGGGCACGCGGGCGCGATCATCTCGGGTGGGAGCGGCACTGCCGACGGCAAGATTGCTGCATTGAATGCAGCGGGCGTGAACGTCGCGGTGCGGCCATCAGAGGTTCCGGAACTGATTCGCGCAGCGCGTTAG